Proteins from a single region of Runella sp. SP2:
- a CDS encoding enoyl-CoA hydratase/isomerase family protein: protein MFEYLTYEVNDGVARITLNRPQVYNALSAGLLKEITRAIETTATDETVRVVVITGAGDKAFCSGADLKEGMGGANSLGDSLRQNYNPLILAIRSLPKPVICRLNGIAAGAGCSLALACDLVIATEEAYLSQIFVNIGLMPDAGSTFFLPRLVGMQKAFEIASTGRKVSAIEAAQIGLIHKAVPASELDVELADIVSYYQNAPTKAIGAMKQVMNQAMYSTLDQMLELEATHQDQLGRTHDAAEGIMAFLQKRKAAYRGK from the coding sequence ATGTTTGAGTATTTAACCTACGAAGTAAACGATGGCGTTGCCCGCATTACGCTCAATCGCCCTCAAGTATATAATGCTTTAAGTGCAGGTTTGTTAAAAGAAATAACGCGTGCCATTGAAACTACAGCCACTGACGAAACAGTACGTGTGGTGGTCATAACAGGCGCTGGCGATAAAGCATTTTGTTCGGGTGCTGACCTGAAAGAAGGAATGGGAGGCGCCAATAGCCTGGGTGATTCGTTACGACAAAACTACAATCCGCTTATTTTAGCCATACGGTCATTGCCCAAACCCGTCATTTGTCGGCTCAATGGCATAGCGGCGGGGGCTGGTTGTTCGCTTGCTCTGGCCTGCGACCTTGTCATAGCCACCGAAGAAGCTTATTTAAGTCAAATTTTTGTCAACATCGGCCTCATGCCTGACGCTGGCTCTACCTTCTTTTTACCTCGATTGGTCGGAATGCAAAAGGCTTTTGAAATAGCCAGTACTGGTCGAAAAGTATCTGCCATAGAAGCCGCTCAGATTGGGCTGATTCACAAAGCTGTACCTGCTAGCGAGCTAGATGTAGAACTTGCCGACATTGTTTCCTATTACCAAAACGCTCCCACAAAAGCCATTGGAGCAATGAAACAAGTGATGAACCAGGCCATGTATTCTACCCTCGACCAAATGCTTGAGCTTGAAGCGACCCACCAAGACCAACTTGGCCGTACGCACGACGCAGCGGAAGGAATCATGGCTTTTTTGCAAAAACGCAAGGCTGCCTATCGTGGAAAATAA
- a CDS encoding T9SS type A sorting domain-containing protein → MTPKKEMVLCLLFCLLCSIAFGQTRTWDGSDSDDWNTAANWSGNTVPTSSNNVVIPAAPSNQPKISATANARTVEVQSGATLTIASTGTLTTSNYRVIGLISASVHNLGTIDNSGVITISPGLGVGLGFRNVGTFNNKPTTGELKIDNSTVSGFTTESGSTVNNEGKIAIGSTGNIGATGILIGGSNTFNNKSMGTITIDRALTNSISNGSTLTNEGTIKIGSISLGGLVSILNTATFNNKGVLEIDRATTNSISNTTNTFTNEGTIKLGANNGSGITALSNTATFNNKPNASILIDRASLTSISNLPGGTFTNEGSITIGGTNSGSPTGIVNSSTFNNTAGEIKVDKTTLVGLSNLLGTFTNAAKITIGSADNVGATGLANTATFNNNTGGEISIDRATGNALNNLAGTFTNNAKVVIEALASVAGTGVNNASGATFDNNGCGALLKLVSNSVIANAGTFSNSGQIIENASGNSGISSNAGIVQNLNGGTFTIGSGNPVFATAATNLTTCVPTNGIIDITGLHASTSYTVTSTSGPTVNVTASSDATGKLSLTGLGAGTYALTLSGSCVPENITFSATLTAPANPSLFTVAGSGSFCPNGLGLEVTLSGSETGVNYKLMEGANLISTVAGTGNPLSFGNILQAGTYTVEAVNATTNCSSTMTGSAVLVAYPIPTATISGTTTLCKDATAPVITFTGANGSGNYTFKYTINGGLTQEVTTSGGNTATVTVPTTTAGVYTYTLVSVSDANCGQNQTGDAIVTINGKPTISLLLNTQTFIEGSTTVLCDADANPVNNLLFSVATSCVTGTLMWRTQVGNGVWGNWSETPPTTQPSDAVAYRYQASCDVACSSTFSGIINVAVQYRAAVPQNVSMVADGTTIAAGESKNVCDIEGNTLTFNATCGAGEIVLYSVDGGDYSSVVPTQMADGAVHNYRVRCRKSDGTISCIESESAVMSLRLTPALAAPTVSISPMNGCGTSTAMTGVTSCGALQTIWYDATTQQAISSLPAQTPTATTSYFARCLSATGCLSMASNTVTFTYFSTTSAPVVTVSSDIVCAGTEVTVSSNCPAPSVAFWNTGVQESSFKVAFNNVVSQSYWVKCIFPNGCETTASAPKEVLWKAFDITIINVGQSQSATKEDNKLAWAGQFLTPDAGPSLDKSLQTNPTVYFTERVNKMAPRFWTINAEVCALGTSGSLTFDMSVTPETGLLRSFNTHENNAPYFMYANRGGWTELYAQNHPAYGFYEDNGSGGNKYDEGLPKGLYKLSVRYWDAKGEGSIYPSRRLAVGKVLAYQEYWFRVVSEEGPGKGAAREGVITSDNGTLAEVMPNPVKNVLRVQINESKGQTFDLQFTDISGRLVQSKTIVAETNQHKETLDVTTQGAGMYFLKVVGATKSQTLKVLKID, encoded by the coding sequence ATGACTCCCAAAAAGGAGATGGTTTTGTGCTTGTTGTTTTGTCTTCTCTGTAGTATTGCTTTTGGGCAAACACGAACATGGGACGGGTCGGATAGCGATGATTGGAATACTGCTGCAAACTGGAGTGGGAATACTGTTCCTACTTCTTCAAATAATGTGGTAATTCCTGCTGCTCCGTCAAATCAACCTAAAATTAGTGCTACTGCTAATGCGAGAACTGTCGAGGTACAAAGTGGAGCGACTTTAACGATTGCATCTACTGGAACGCTTACGACGAGTAATTATAGGGTGATTGGGCTTATTTCAGCCTCGGTTCATAATTTGGGGACAATTGATAACTCGGGTGTAATAACAATATCACCTGGTTTGGGAGTTGGACTAGGCTTTAGAAATGTTGGAACTTTTAACAATAAGCCAACAACTGGAGAATTAAAAATTGATAACTCGACGGTGAGTGGATTTACAACCGAGAGTGGGAGTACAGTCAATAATGAAGGGAAAATAGCAATAGGAAGCACTGGAAATATTGGTGCTACGGGGATTTTGATTGGTGGAAGTAATACTTTCAATAACAAATCAATGGGAACGATTACCATCGACCGAGCGCTGACAAATAGTATTAGCAATGGCTCTACGCTGACTAATGAAGGTACTATTAAGATAGGTTCAATTAGTCTTGGCGGATTGGTGTCCATCCTTAACACTGCTACATTTAATAATAAGGGAGTCTTAGAAATAGACCGGGCCACGACCAATAGCATCAGTAATACAACAAATACCTTCACAAACGAAGGCACCATAAAACTAGGTGCAAATAACGGTAGTGGTATAACGGCTTTGTCAAACACCGCTACGTTTAATAATAAACCCAACGCTTCTATTTTGATTGACCGCGCGTCCCTTACAAGTATTTCTAACCTTCCTGGTGGTACTTTTACCAATGAAGGAAGCATTACAATCGGTGGAACAAACAGCGGTTCACCAACAGGTATTGTAAATTCATCTACTTTTAATAATACGGCGGGCGAAATAAAAGTGGATAAAACGACCCTTGTTGGCCTTTCAAACTTATTGGGGACGTTTACAAACGCAGCTAAAATTACGATTGGTAGTGCTGATAATGTCGGTGCTACAGGGTTGGCCAATACTGCTACATTTAACAATAACACAGGTGGTGAAATCAGTATCGATCGTGCAACAGGGAATGCCTTAAACAACCTTGCAGGAACCTTTACGAATAATGCTAAAGTTGTCATTGAGGCGTTGGCTAGTGTAGCAGGAACGGGCGTTAACAATGCTTCTGGAGCTACTTTTGACAACAATGGTTGCGGTGCTTTGTTAAAATTAGTATCTAATAGTGTGATTGCCAACGCAGGAACGTTCTCTAATTCAGGGCAAATAATTGAAAATGCGAGTGGAAATAGTGGCATTAGTTCCAATGCTGGAATTGTTCAAAACTTAAACGGTGGAACTTTCACAATTGGGTCAGGAAATCCTGTTTTTGCTACAGCTGCGACCAATCTCACAACCTGTGTGCCTACCAATGGAATCATCGATATTACGGGCTTGCACGCCTCTACAAGTTATACGGTAACTTCAACTAGCGGCCCAACGGTCAATGTAACAGCATCCAGCGATGCTACGGGCAAGCTGTCCTTGACAGGGTTGGGAGCAGGAACCTATGCCCTTACTTTGAGTGGTAGTTGTGTTCCAGAAAATATAACTTTTTCGGCCACATTGACGGCCCCAGCCAATCCAAGTTTATTTACGGTAGCAGGTAGTGGTAGTTTTTGCCCCAACGGACTAGGTTTAGAAGTGACTTTAAGTGGTTCTGAAACAGGGGTAAATTACAAACTCATGGAAGGTGCAAATTTAATTTCTACGGTGGCAGGGACAGGGAATCCGCTTTCATTTGGAAACATCCTTCAAGCGGGCACTTACACCGTAGAGGCAGTAAACGCAACGACGAACTGTTCTTCGACGATGACTGGCTCGGCCGTTTTAGTGGCGTACCCAATCCCAACGGCGACGATTTCGGGAACAACAACCCTCTGTAAAGATGCAACAGCACCTGTTATTACTTTTACAGGTGCCAATGGTTCAGGGAATTATACGTTTAAATACACAATTAATGGTGGTTTGACCCAAGAAGTAACTACGAGTGGAGGAAATACGGCTACGGTGACTGTGCCAACTACCACGGCAGGCGTTTATACCTATACTTTAGTCAGCGTGAGTGACGCAAACTGCGGACAAAATCAGACAGGAGATGCCATAGTGACCATTAATGGCAAGCCTACCATTAGCCTACTGTTGAATACCCAAACATTTATCGAAGGGTCAACAACTGTTCTTTGTGATGCTGACGCAAATCCAGTCAATAATTTGTTATTCTCGGTGGCTACCTCTTGCGTAACGGGCACACTGATGTGGCGTACTCAAGTAGGAAATGGAGTATGGGGTAATTGGAGTGAAACGCCACCAACTACTCAGCCGTCGGATGCCGTTGCTTATCGTTATCAAGCCTCATGCGACGTAGCTTGTTCATCAACTTTTTCAGGAATAATCAATGTCGCAGTACAGTATCGTGCTGCTGTTCCTCAAAATGTGTCGATGGTGGCGGACGGAACAACCATTGCAGCGGGTGAATCAAAAAATGTTTGCGATATTGAAGGAAATACCCTCACTTTTAACGCAACTTGTGGGGCGGGAGAAATTGTTTTATATTCTGTTGATGGAGGTGATTATTCGTCGGTTGTACCTACGCAAATGGCAGATGGCGCAGTACATAATTACCGCGTTCGTTGTCGTAAATCGGACGGGACAATTTCTTGTATTGAGTCAGAATCAGCGGTGATGAGTTTACGTCTGACGCCAGCTTTGGCGGCTCCTACGGTGAGTATTAGCCCAATGAATGGTTGTGGAACATCAACAGCAATGACGGGAGTTACTTCTTGCGGAGCGCTTCAAACAATATGGTATGATGCTACTACCCAGCAGGCCATTAGCTCATTACCTGCACAGACCCCAACGGCTACTACTTCCTACTTTGCGCGTTGTCTATCAGCAACAGGTTGCCTAAGTATGGCAAGTAATACGGTCACTTTTACTTATTTCTCTACAACCAGCGCTCCAGTAGTAACTGTGAGTTCAGATATAGTATGTGCTGGAACGGAAGTGACGGTTTCTTCTAACTGCCCTGCCCCTTCGGTAGCATTTTGGAATACGGGTGTTCAGGAAAGTAGCTTTAAAGTGGCCTTTAATAACGTGGTTAGTCAGTCATATTGGGTAAAATGTATTTTTCCTAATGGTTGTGAAACGACTGCAAGTGCGCCTAAAGAAGTGCTTTGGAAAGCATTTGATATTACTATTATTAACGTTGGACAAAGTCAGTCAGCAACCAAGGAAGATAACAAATTAGCATGGGCGGGCCAGTTTCTTACACCTGATGCGGGACCATCGCTAGACAAAAGTTTGCAAACGAACCCTACGGTTTACTTTACTGAGCGGGTTAATAAAATGGCTCCCCGTTTTTGGACAATTAATGCGGAAGTATGTGCATTGGGGACAAGTGGGTCGTTGACATTTGATATGTCGGTAACACCAGAAACTGGGTTGCTGCGTTCTTTCAATACCCACGAAAACAATGCGCCTTATTTTATGTATGCCAATCGCGGAGGTTGGACAGAATTATATGCTCAAAATCACCCTGCGTATGGTTTTTATGAAGATAATGGAAGCGGAGGCAACAAATATGATGAAGGGCTTCCAAAAGGTTTGTACAAGCTAAGTGTGCGCTATTGGGATGCAAAAGGGGAGGGGAGTATTTATCCTTCAAGACGCCTAGCTGTAGGAAAAGTATTGGCTTACCAAGAATACTGGTTCAGAGTGGTTTCGGAAGAAGGTCCTGGCAAAGGAGCAGCGCGAGAAGGGGTAATAACATCAGATAATGGTACATTGGCCGAAGTGATGCCTAACCCAGTGAAGAATGTCCTACGTGTACAAATCAATGAAAGCAAAGGCCAAACATTTGATCTTCAGTTTACGGATATTTCGGGTCGTTTAGTACAATCAAAAACGATTGTTGCTGAAACAAACCAACACAAAGAAACCTTGGATGTAACAACACAGGGGGCTGGTATGTATTTCTTAAAAGTAGTAGGAGCTACGAAAAGTCAGACATTGAAAGTCTTGAAGATTGATTAA
- a CDS encoding amidohydrolase: protein MDLKVALIQTDLYWENATANLASLEEKIANITEQVDVIVLPEMFTTGFTMNPASVAELMNLTTTKWMQQMAAQTGAVVTGSFAAKEGTNFLNRLLWVEPNGTYDYYDKRHLFRMAQEHESYEAGSKRIIKEWKGWRICPLICYDLRFPVWSRNVSLEYDLLMYVANWPAVRSHVWNTLLQARAIENLSYVVGVNRVGNDGNGIPHTGDSAVVDFKGEVLERTSGQESIIIYSLQKELLTAFRTRFPAHLDADGFIIRM from the coding sequence ATGGATTTAAAAGTAGCGCTGATTCAAACCGATTTATATTGGGAAAACGCAACAGCTAACTTAGCTTCATTGGAAGAAAAAATAGCCAACATCACCGAACAAGTGGATGTCATCGTTTTACCCGAAATGTTTACAACGGGTTTTACGATGAATCCTGCGTCGGTAGCCGAGCTCATGAACCTGACTACCACGAAATGGATGCAGCAAATGGCAGCGCAAACTGGCGCAGTAGTGACGGGAAGTTTTGCTGCTAAGGAAGGAACGAACTTTTTAAATCGCCTGCTTTGGGTGGAACCAAATGGTACATACGACTATTATGACAAACGACATTTGTTCCGAATGGCGCAGGAGCATGAGTCGTACGAGGCTGGTAGCAAGCGTATTATCAAAGAATGGAAGGGCTGGAGAATTTGCCCGCTGATTTGTTATGATTTACGTTTTCCCGTTTGGTCACGTAACGTTTCATTGGAATACGACTTGCTGATGTACGTTGCCAACTGGCCCGCCGTTCGTAGCCACGTTTGGAATACCCTACTTCAAGCCAGAGCCATTGAAAACTTGAGTTATGTTGTTGGGGTCAACCGCGTAGGGAATGACGGGAATGGTATTCCACACACAGGCGACTCCGCAGTGGTTGATTTTAAAGGGGAAGTCTTGGAGCGGACATCGGGGCAGGAAAGCATTATTATTTATTCATTACAGAAAGAATTATTGACTGCTTTTCGAACGCGTTTCCCCGCGCATTTGGATGCCGATGGGTTTATCATTCGTATGTAA
- a CDS encoding putative quinol monooxygenase: MLIRIVRMTFQPEKVADFLDVFEQSKEKIRARQGCHRLELLRDLNHPNVYLTYSYWDDEAALNAYRDSELFKTTWAKTKVLFADKPTAYSVERLQELA; the protein is encoded by the coding sequence ATGCTTATCCGAATCGTACGAATGACGTTTCAGCCTGAAAAAGTGGCTGATTTTTTAGATGTTTTTGAGCAATCGAAAGAAAAAATCAGAGCCCGTCAAGGCTGCCATCGGCTAGAACTTTTACGCGACTTAAATCACCCCAATGTTTACCTTACATACAGCTATTGGGACGACGAAGCTGCCCTAAATGCGTACCGAGATTCTGAATTATTCAAAACAACTTGGGCCAAAACCAAGGTCCTTTTTGCGGACAAGCCCACGGCCTATTCCGTCGAACGATTACAGGAATTGGCATAA